One segment of Bdellovibrio sp. ArHS DNA contains the following:
- the cdaA gene encoding diadenylate cyclase CdaA: protein MLQQFVDNLIFIVQHLRVQDAVDMLLVWMVVYRILVLIKRTGTIQMLSGLGVLAIGYILSIWLELFTFNWILEKFFSNLFVIVVVLFQGEIRRALAHIGSNPFFNDASTIQETQIIEEIAKGVILTAQKGFGALVVVEREIVIDYHIEFGTEMDSKVSAELVASIFHPESPMHDGAVLIRNGKIHSAGCFLPLSKNPALDKNLGTRHRAAIGLTEETDALVFVVSEENKSIGIVQGGHLSPNVELGDIRKALYETFGLKYKAFSQQGEVL, encoded by the coding sequence ATGTTGCAACAGTTTGTCGACAACTTGATATTTATCGTCCAGCATCTGCGCGTGCAAGATGCTGTCGATATGCTTCTGGTGTGGATGGTGGTTTACCGGATTCTGGTTCTGATCAAAAGAACCGGCACCATCCAGATGCTTTCTGGGCTTGGAGTTCTAGCCATCGGGTACATCCTCAGTATTTGGCTGGAACTTTTTACGTTTAATTGGATCTTAGAAAAATTCTTCTCAAATCTTTTTGTGATTGTGGTTGTCCTGTTCCAGGGCGAGATTCGTCGTGCCTTGGCTCACATCGGAAGCAATCCCTTCTTTAACGACGCTTCGACAATTCAGGAAACTCAGATTATCGAAGAGATCGCGAAAGGCGTCATCCTGACGGCGCAAAAAGGCTTCGGGGCTTTGGTGGTGGTTGAACGCGAAATCGTGATCGACTATCACATCGAATTCGGTACCGAGATGGACTCGAAGGTTTCTGCGGAGCTGGTGGCTTCCATCTTCCATCCGGAAAGCCCCATGCATGATGGGGCTGTGTTGATTCGTAACGGAAAAATTCACTCTGCGGGCTGTTTCTTGCCTTTAAGTAAAAACCCGGCGTTGGACAAAAATTTGGGTACTCGTCATCGTGCCGCGATCGGCCTGACTGAAGAGACCGACGCGCTGGTGTTTGTGGTCTCTGAAGAAAATAAATCCATCGGTATCGTGCAAGGGGGACATCTAAGCCCGAATGTCGAGCTAGGTGATATTCGTAAAGCCCTGTATGAAACTTTTGGCCTTAAATACAAAGCCTTCTCTCAGCAAGGAGAGGTTCTGTGA